In Deinococcus psychrotolerans, a genomic segment contains:
- a CDS encoding beta-N-acetylhexosaminidase, translated as MIGLVGKGGKKVLLTAALLLTPALAAPAALTPVLDALAAQPSKVLIPAPQKAEFSAGVLPLTNLGLKLVGSAPELSWAARDLKAEWQTRLEQKLADSGKLNITIGTRADTELAAKAKAAGLYTEQPEGYALWVDAGGAYIVGADARGAYYGAQTLRQLLTPAGLRFARIQDFPGLKQRVAMIYLDSYSKGVNDRLIPMLAELKYNAVLIMSNYVQWDVARAGGWASAGGATKAEAARVADLARSYGLEPIPLIETLGHVAWMFQGGKNLDLVQDPQSQNPYAYDTLNPETYTRVLFPVLKEAVETFKPKQIHLGHDEVRNRDRFPARENGKAVGFEKLFVDDTIKLHDYLKSMNVGTIIWHDAAFADSVVSSLPAQLPKDLTVASWNYNPAPDYPILSTIKDAGFTALGTSWGDPLNTETYAAAALKRGANGMIQTRWTGYFGNPSIWDGQADQGVNYVRGGNSFWNPAAKPLAEVDPTLAETTYRDLYAPTPYAQHAGQLVDLSKLVTRTLADNDENGWIHKGPDIDLSGLPTGNVKIGAYRFAISGAVMLKGARGAASDLPTQATIELNQKAARLAFLHTTGWTTPVNRELIGRYEIAYADGSKIVQPLEYGRHIRAWTELTPSSMVQAPGWRGQTKDGLAVNLGVLDWVNPKPDQVIKTVTLISESKQANPTLVGLTVVGK; from the coding sequence GTGATTGGACTTGTGGGAAAGGGAGGAAAGAAGGTACTCCTTACCGCTGCCCTTCTTCTCACGCCCGCCCTGGCTGCGCCTGCCGCTCTGACTCCTGTGCTGGACGCGCTGGCGGCCCAACCCAGCAAAGTGCTGATTCCCGCGCCGCAGAAAGCTGAGTTTTCCGCCGGAGTATTGCCGCTCACGAATCTGGGCCTCAAATTGGTGGGGAGCGCACCGGAACTGAGCTGGGCAGCGCGTGATTTGAAAGCCGAGTGGCAAACCCGCCTGGAGCAAAAATTAGCCGACAGTGGCAAGCTCAATATCACCATCGGCACCCGCGCAGACACCGAACTGGCGGCCAAAGCCAAAGCAGCGGGCCTGTATACCGAGCAGCCGGAAGGCTACGCGCTGTGGGTGGATGCTGGGGGAGCCTACATCGTCGGAGCCGATGCCAGGGGCGCGTATTACGGCGCTCAGACGCTGCGGCAACTGCTGACGCCTGCTGGGCTGCGCTTTGCCCGCATTCAGGACTTTCCGGGCCTGAAACAGCGTGTCGCCATGATCTACCTCGACTCGTACAGCAAAGGCGTCAATGACCGCCTGATTCCGATGCTGGCCGAACTCAAATACAACGCCGTGCTGATCATGAGCAATTACGTGCAGTGGGACGTGGCCAGAGCGGGCGGCTGGGCCTCAGCGGGCGGGGCAACCAAGGCGGAGGCGGCGCGGGTGGCCGACCTGGCCCGCAGCTACGGCCTGGAGCCGATTCCGCTGATCGAGACGCTGGGTCACGTCGCCTGGATGTTTCAGGGCGGCAAAAACCTAGATTTGGTGCAAGACCCGCAGTCTCAAAATCCCTACGCCTACGACACGCTCAACCCCGAAACGTACACTCGTGTGTTGTTTCCGGTGCTCAAGGAAGCGGTGGAAACCTTTAAGCCCAAGCAGATTCACCTCGGCCACGACGAAGTCAGAAACCGTGACCGTTTCCCAGCCCGTGAGAACGGCAAAGCGGTGGGCTTCGAGAAATTGTTCGTGGACGACACCATCAAGCTGCACGATTACCTGAAGTCTATGAACGTGGGCACGATCATCTGGCACGACGCCGCCTTTGCCGATTCGGTGGTGAGCAGCTTGCCCGCCCAGCTTCCCAAAGACCTGACCGTCGCTTCGTGGAACTACAATCCGGCTCCCGATTACCCCATTCTCAGCACCATCAAAGACGCTGGATTTACCGCTCTGGGCACGAGCTGGGGCGACCCGCTCAATACCGAGACGTATGCGGCGGCGGCGCTGAAACGTGGTGCAAATGGCATGATTCAGACCCGCTGGACGGGCTACTTCGGCAATCCCAGCATCTGGGACGGTCAGGCCGATCAGGGCGTCAATTATGTGCGCGGCGGCAACAGCTTTTGGAACCCCGCCGCCAAACCGCTGGCCGAAGTGGACCCCACATTGGCCGAAACGACTTACCGCGACCTCTACGCGCCGACGCCTTACGCTCAGCACGCCGGGCAACTGGTCGACCTCTCCAAACTGGTAACCCGCACGCTGGCCGACAACGACGAAAACGGCTGGATTCACAAGGGGCCAGACATCGATTTGTCAGGCTTGCCCACCGGAAATGTCAAAATTGGCGCGTACCGCTTTGCCATTAGCGGGGCGGTGATGCTCAAAGGTGCGAGAGGCGCGGCGTCGGATTTGCCCACGCAAGCCACCATTGAACTCAACCAGAAAGCTGCCCGCCTCGCCTTCCTGCACACCACGGGCTGGACCACTCCCGTCAACCGCGAGCTGATAGGCCGCTACGAAATCGCCTATGCCGATGGCAGCAAAATCGTGCAACCGCTGGAATATGGCCGCCACATCCGCGCCTGGACGGAACTGACGCCGAGCAGCATGGTGCAGGCTCCGGGCTGGCGCGGCCAAACCAAAGACGGGCTGGCCGTGAATCTGGGCGTGCTGGATTGGGTCAATCCCAAGCCCGATCAAGTGATTAAAACGGTGACGCTGATAAGCGAAAGCAAGCAGGCCAATCCGACGCTGGTGGGGCTGACAGTGGTGGGAAAGTGA
- a CDS encoding carbohydrate ABC transporter permease, translating to MLPFLALLMLYHTWPVIFGTYLAFTKYNIISPPEFVGLDNFRELIKDQQFWSGVVNSLKYLLVVPFIQLLSIGVAMLVNRPLKGIGFFRTAYYVPVVTSFAVVGLIWTWMYQQSGPVNFVLMHLGLMQRDSSLLNNPGSALYAVMFVTLWKGIGYYMVLYLAGLQSIGRELEEAAVIDGATRWQVFVNITLPGLRPTILVCSLMSTISAVKVFEEIFVMTQGGPVGSTYTALFFNYAKAFQDFRYGYAAAAGIVVAVISLVFGLINFKMTRGGRVDG from the coding sequence ATGCTGCCGTTTCTGGCGCTGCTGATGCTGTACCACACCTGGCCGGTCATCTTCGGCACGTATCTGGCCTTTACCAAATACAACATCATCTCGCCGCCAGAGTTTGTCGGGCTGGACAATTTCCGCGAACTCATCAAGGATCAGCAATTCTGGAGCGGCGTCGTCAACAGCCTCAAATACCTGCTGGTGGTGCCGTTTATTCAGCTTCTCAGCATTGGCGTGGCGATGCTGGTCAACCGTCCCCTCAAAGGCATCGGCTTTTTTCGCACTGCCTACTACGTGCCCGTCGTAACTTCGTTCGCGGTGGTCGGTCTGATCTGGACATGGATGTACCAGCAGTCCGGCCCGGTCAACTTCGTGCTGATGCACCTCGGCCTGATGCAGCGCGACAGCAGCCTACTCAACAACCCCGGCTCAGCGCTCTACGCGGTAATGTTCGTGACGCTGTGGAAGGGCATCGGCTATTACATGGTGCTGTATTTAGCGGGCCTGCAAAGCATCGGGCGGGAGCTGGAAGAAGCGGCGGTGATCGACGGAGCCACGCGCTGGCAGGTCTTTGTAAATATCACCTTGCCGGGCCTGCGCCCCACCATTTTGGTGTGCAGCCTGATGAGCACCATCAGCGCCGTCAAAGTCTTTGAGGAAATCTTCGTGATGACGCAGGGCGGGCCAGTCGGCAGCACCTATACGGCTCTGTTTTTCAATTATGCCAAGGCCTTTCAGGACTTCCGCTATGGCTACGCGGCGGCGGCAGGCATCGTGGTGGCGGTCATCAGCCTGGTGTTTGGGCTGATCAACTTCAAGATGACTCGCGGCGGGCGGGTGGACGGTTAA
- a CDS encoding carbohydrate ABC transporter permease yields the protein MTTSPKTDPTTSPQAAHLRAQKRRRTRLHNFAAYTVLTTIALVMLYPFYWTLITSLEPTGNIYEAKLLPSGLSLKNYAAVLSGTTVPFLRMVLNSVVICTVGVIASVTFAALAAYPLAKMRFPGRDLIFYAILALVVLPNEAGLIVNYITTIKLGLLEQRGPVWDTITQYAAIVLPSVASIIGLFLIRQAYMGVPIELIEAARIDGAKELTIWRRIMLPLSMPTIAAFAILEFVALWNSFLWARILPLDPQMLPLSAGLLELSGTFATNSRATMAGAVLVIIPILIVFASLQRYFMKGIEGAVKG from the coding sequence ATGACCACTTCTCCCAAGACTGACCCCACCACCTCTCCCCAGGCCGCTCATCTCAGAGCGCAGAAACGGCGGCGCACGCGCCTGCATAATTTCGCGGCCTACACGGTGCTGACCACCATCGCGCTGGTGATGCTCTACCCGTTTTACTGGACGCTGATTACCAGTTTGGAGCCGACCGGCAACATCTACGAGGCCAAGCTGCTGCCCAGCGGCCTCAGCCTCAAGAATTACGCGGCAGTGCTGAGCGGCACCACCGTTCCTTTTTTGCGGATGGTGCTCAACAGCGTCGTGATTTGCACGGTGGGCGTGATTGCCAGCGTCACTTTTGCGGCACTGGCGGCCTACCCCCTTGCCAAAATGCGCTTTCCGGGCCGCGACCTGATTTTTTACGCCATCCTTGCTCTAGTGGTGCTGCCCAACGAAGCGGGCCTCATCGTCAATTACATCACCACCATCAAGCTGGGTCTACTCGAACAGCGCGGCCCTGTCTGGGACACCATTACCCAGTACGCCGCCATCGTGCTGCCGAGCGTGGCGAGTATCATCGGGCTGTTTCTGATTCGTCAGGCGTACATGGGCGTGCCAATCGAGCTGATCGAGGCCGCCCGCATCGACGGCGCAAAAGAGCTGACCATCTGGCGGCGGATCATGTTGCCGCTGTCGATGCCGACCATCGCGGCGTTTGCCATTCTGGAATTCGTGGCGCTGTGGAACAGCTTTCTGTGGGCGCGGATTTTGCCGCTTGACCCGCAAATGCTGCCGCTCTCGGCGGGGCTGCTGGAGTTATCGGGTACTTTTGCGACCAACAGTCGGGCGACCATGGCAGGCGCAGTACTGGTGATTATTCCAATTTTAATTGTGTTCGCCTCGCTGCAACGCTACTTTATGAAGGGGATCGAGGGCGCGGTGAAGGGGTAA
- a CDS encoding FAD-dependent oxidoreductase, whose product MNFPLSLPYTHLPQRWDVLIAGGGTAGAIAGIAAAREGAKVLVLEAQGSLGGTGTNAWVTPLMKNVSGGVNLNRGLTDQLKARLLSRGDGAHDGGGNDNWFNPEGLKYVLERMLIEAGGEVLYHTNVVAPIVKDERITSLVIHNKGSLQAISADAFIDATGDADVAAAAGVPFHAGDEDGLHQAMSLRFSLAGVDLERLCAFLTQNGQWQESPRFMHFWMVWNKKSSLEPLFRQAISDGVLEERDGDYFQAFSVPGRASELSFNCPRIRADLNDGANPWHLSAAQTDGRESIERLINFCRLYLPGCEDAYLGTYAPMVGVRETRRIVGDYTLTLTDILECRKFEDSICKNHYPVDIHSVKGGAKLLHEREGTAPYFAADAYHEIPYRAIVPQGISNLLVPGRSASSSFEAQSSIRVQQNCHSMGEAAGVAAAWAAREYGGDVRRVGGAALRERLREWGANV is encoded by the coding sequence GTGAACTTCCCGCTCAGCTTGCCCTACACCCACCTCCCCCAGCGCTGGGATGTGCTGATTGCGGGCGGCGGCACGGCGGGGGCCATTGCAGGCATAGCGGCGGCCCGCGAAGGCGCAAAAGTCCTGGTGCTGGAAGCGCAGGGCAGTCTGGGCGGCACCGGAACCAACGCCTGGGTTACGCCGCTGATGAAAAATGTTTCAGGGGGTGTCAATCTCAACCGGGGCCTGACTGATCAGCTCAAAGCCCGCCTGCTCTCACGCGGCGACGGCGCACATGACGGGGGCGGCAACGACAACTGGTTTAACCCCGAGGGCCTCAAGTATGTGCTGGAGCGCATGCTTATAGAAGCGGGCGGCGAGGTGCTGTATCACACCAACGTGGTTGCGCCGATTGTGAAGGATGAGCGCATCACTTCGCTGGTCATTCACAACAAAGGCAGCTTGCAGGCCATCAGCGCCGACGCCTTTATCGACGCCACCGGAGACGCGGACGTGGCAGCGGCGGCGGGCGTCCCCTTTCACGCCGGAGACGAGGACGGCCTGCACCAGGCCATGAGCCTGCGCTTCTCGCTGGCAGGGGTGGACTTGGAGCGGCTGTGCGCTTTCCTGACCCAAAACGGCCAGTGGCAAGAATCGCCGCGCTTCATGCACTTCTGGATGGTCTGGAACAAAAAGAGCAGCCTGGAACCGCTGTTTCGGCAAGCCATTTCAGACGGCGTGCTGGAAGAGCGCGACGGCGATTACTTCCAAGCGTTCAGCGTGCCGGGCAGAGCCAGTGAGCTGAGTTTCAACTGCCCACGCATCCGGGCCGACCTCAACGACGGCGCAAATCCCTGGCATTTGTCAGCAGCCCAAACAGACGGGCGGGAGAGCATTGAGCGGCTCATCAACTTTTGCCGCCTGTACTTGCCGGGCTGCGAGGACGCTTATCTGGGAACCTACGCCCCGATGGTCGGCGTGCGCGAGACACGGCGCATTGTGGGTGACTACACTCTGACCCTCACCGATATTCTGGAATGCCGCAAGTTTGAAGACAGCATCTGCAAAAACCATTACCCGGTGGATATTCACAGCGTCAAAGGCGGGGCCAAACTCCTGCACGAACGTGAGGGCACCGCGCCTTACTTTGCCGCCGACGCTTATCACGAGATTCCTTACCGGGCGATTGTGCCGCAGGGCATTTCCAATCTGCTGGTGCCGGGAAGATCGGCCAGCAGCAGCTTCGAGGCGCAGAGTTCTATCAGAGTGCAGCAAAACTGTCACAGCATGGGCGAAGCGGCGGGCGTGGCGGCGGCGTGGGCCGCGCGGGAGTACGGCGGCGACGTGCGGCGAGTTGGGGGCGCAGCTTTGCGGGAGCGGCTGCGCGAGTGGGGGGCCAACGTTTAA
- a CDS encoding alpha/beta hydrolase: MTDDRTFSVDDPHAAPNIGGVPYSIERRTFARIPCLVERPSLPICALLVVYHGAGAAKEGKLGVYSPLTAQGVAVIIPDAPLHGERALNQTGLNHREFVWESARRSVAEAEAFFTVLQDEFGPKPNSRLPLFVAGSSMGGYVALTLARKEKRIGGAAALITSGVWEEPSVNAPGVRVFLEAQRPNTHTEGFAPTPLLLLSGDSDPIFPFEQHHAPTATALARAYETAGCPEKFSARVYPGVGHYTSQNMRGDVVTWVTELLGG; encoded by the coding sequence ATGACCGATGACCGCACTTTTTCAGTGGACGACCCGCACGCCGCGCCCAATATCGGCGGCGTGCCGTACAGCATCGAGCGGCGCACTTTTGCCCGTATTCCGTGTTTGGTGGAGCGGCCCAGCCTGCCGATTTGCGCCCTGCTGGTGGTCTATCACGGCGCGGGCGCGGCCAAGGAAGGCAAGCTCGGCGTCTACTCGCCGCTGACCGCTCAGGGCGTGGCCGTCATCATCCCCGACGCGCCGCTGCACGGTGAAAGGGCGCTCAACCAGACGGGCCTCAACCACCGCGAGTTTGTCTGGGAAAGTGCCCGCCGCAGCGTGGCCGAGGCCGAGGCGTTTTTCACGGTGCTGCAAGACGAATTCGGCCCCAAACCCAATAGCAGGCTCCCCCTCTTTGTGGCGGGCAGCAGCATGGGCGGCTACGTGGCGCTAACCCTCGCCCGCAAGGAAAAACGCATCGGCGGCGCGGCGGCGCTGATCACCTCCGGTGTCTGGGAAGAACCCAGCGTCAACGCCCCCGGCGTCCGCGTTTTTCTGGAAGCCCAGCGCCCCAACACCCACACCGAGGGCTTTGCGCCCACGCCTCTGCTGCTGCTCAGCGGCGACAGCGACCCGATTTTTCCTTTTGAGCAGCACCACGCCCCCACCGCCACCGCGCTGGCACGGGCTTACGAAACGGCAGGCTGCCCCGAGAAATTCAGCGCCCGCGTGTATCCAGGGGTGGGCCATTACACCAGCCAAAACATGCGCGGCGACGTGGTGACGTGGGTGACGGAGCTGCTCGGCGGGTGA
- a CDS encoding DUF4127 family protein has translation MTRLLLVPPDTRPVTLSLPTLLAQMVGAEVGVPPQKALPFFFTPGDTGKLRQWLLKMAPSSDVLVVCLETLTLGGMIPARRVTDSLAEVLARLEVLNEIKTLNPLLKIYAFGVVVRVAHDNDPHEEKPYYGEWGHWLRAYGVAADRLSRHGEGERPALEQARAALPPDILSDWLGTRKRNHALHLAALELAKSGVIEHLCLTLDDTAEYGLAALDRRALEGQTDALELWSKVDIYPGADEVPCALIARALSPASQRAYVIYSGLGGQNAELIYEDRLAGELIRAHLRAAGCRIADTPAEADFVLMVNTPGKRQANRQPDFASVDTAERHLPAFVDRLTEELAAGRRVALADIAYPNGAERRLWAMLQGLPLAKLASYSAWNTAGNTLGSAVAFGKLSGNIVSRAVQVQALFSQMVDDALYQASVRSEVRGKLDAPSPYDLGVQRADAEQHLQASITPQIWALWERHFADSGLKLDVGAAHLAWPRLFTGVFPLTVSE, from the coding sequence GTGACGCGCCTGCTGCTGGTTCCGCCGGATACCCGCCCCGTGACCCTCAGCTTGCCGACTTTACTGGCCCAGATGGTGGGGGCTGAAGTCGGCGTGCCGCCCCAAAAAGCCCTGCCGTTTTTCTTCACGCCCGGCGACACCGGCAAGCTGCGCCAATGGCTGCTCAAAATGGCTCCCAGTTCGGACGTGCTGGTGGTCTGTCTGGAAACCCTGACGCTCGGCGGGATGATTCCGGCCCGCCGCGTCACGGACTCGCTGGCGGAAGTGCTGGCACGCTTAGAAGTGCTGAACGAAATCAAGACGCTCAATCCGCTTCTCAAGATTTACGCTTTCGGGGTGGTGGTGCGCGTCGCCCACGACAACGACCCGCACGAGGAGAAACCCTACTACGGCGAATGGGGCCACTGGCTGCGGGCTTACGGCGTGGCCGCTGACCGCCTCTCCCGGCACGGTGAAGGCGAGCGCCCCGCGCTGGAGCAGGCCCGCGCCGCCCTGCCGCCCGACATCCTCAGCGATTGGCTGGGCACCAGAAAGCGCAACCACGCCCTGCACCTCGCCGCGCTGGAGTTGGCGAAGTCGGGCGTCATCGAGCACCTCTGCCTGACGCTGGACGACACCGCCGAATACGGGCTGGCCGCGCTCGACCGCCGCGCCCTGGAGGGCCAAACCGACGCACTGGAACTCTGGAGCAAGGTGGACATCTACCCTGGAGCCGATGAGGTGCCGTGCGCCCTGATCGCCCGCGCCCTGAGTCCGGCGTCGCAACGCGCTTACGTGATTTACAGCGGCTTGGGCGGTCAAAACGCCGAGCTGATTTACGAAGACAGGCTCGCTGGCGAACTGATTCGCGCCCACCTGCGGGCGGCAGGCTGCCGAATTGCAGACACCCCCGCCGAGGCCGACTTCGTGCTGATGGTCAACACTCCCGGCAAGCGGCAAGCCAACCGCCAACCGGATTTTGCTAGCGTGGACACCGCTGAGCGCCACCTCCCTGCCTTTGTTGACCGTCTGACTGAGGAGCTGGCCGCCGGACGCCGTGTGGCGCTGGCCGATATCGCCTATCCCAACGGAGCCGAGCGGCGGCTGTGGGCCATGTTGCAAGGCTTGCCCCTTGCCAAGCTCGCCAGCTACTCGGCCTGGAATACAGCAGGAAACACGCTGGGCAGCGCCGTGGCGTTCGGCAAACTCTCCGGCAACATCGTCAGCCGCGCCGTGCAGGTTCAGGCTCTCTTTTCGCAGATGGTGGACGACGCGCTGTATCAGGCCTCCGTGCGCTCCGAGGTGCGGGGCAAGTTGGACGCGCCGAGTCCTTACGATTTGGGGGTGCAGCGAGCAGACGCCGAACAGCACTTGCAGGCCAGCATCACGCCGCAGATTTGGGCGCTGTGGGAACGGCATTTTGCCGACAGCGGCCTGAAGCTGGACGTAGGAGCGGCGCATTTGGCGTGGCCGAGACTGTTCACGGGCGTGTTTCCGCTGACGGTGAGCGAGTGA
- a CDS encoding GNAT family N-acetyltransferase, with amino-acid sequence MVIFDPQHWSGGLGTRALNLWTAVTFAEKPAHLITMSGNARMIRAAERVGYRECARIPEARSWDGQRWDSVKLGMLRREFESARMTP; translated from the coding sequence GTGGTGATTTTTGATCCGCAGCACTGGAGCGGCGGTCTCGGCACGCGGGCGCTGAATCTCTGGACAGCCGTCACCTTTGCCGAGAAGCCCGCTCACCTCATCACCATGAGCGGCAATGCCCGAATGATCCGCGCCGCCGAGCGGGTCGGCTACCGCGAGTGCGCCCGCATTCCCGAAGCCCGAAGCTGGGATGGGCAGCGCTGGGACAGCGTCAAGCTGGGCATGCTGCGGCGGGAGTTTGAGAGCGCTCGTATGACGCCTTAA
- a CDS encoding polysaccharide deacetylase family protein: MRKVNVLAALPLALLTLAYAQSPISIPAKPLKLPGETQPIAPGTRRAAPIPEITLTPPVAQVLKIQYLSNGHIEVAGAVVLLQPNEVDQARQLAARVAARTLAARPSLSEVDVSIYNKVGYGGFGGPLPILTLSAPRSRINEVAAWAAGSATYDRAWEALGSVTPGGGDTGKIADKVREQTINFYGSVDQKLADARTRSASQVKGGIQDGLLYGGNILRPLAALTFDDAPHPMYEPLLLDLLRRGQVKATFFVIGRNARAYPYFVRDMVQQGHEVGNHTYHHVRLPPLSLNAAITEMSLTNQTLRRLTGQPIKYFRPPGGDYTPQTLDAARALGLSTVFWTDDPADFQNPGDAVLESRFDRKLHPGGIVLLHDNAVETMNVFGDFLKYAKRRGVSLTTVSEMLAGKSAGLMKPASPTQSAKKGLNIDKLGQGH, translated from the coding sequence ATGCGTAAGGTCAATGTTCTAGCCGCTTTGCCGCTGGCCCTGCTCACGCTGGCTTACGCCCAGAGTCCCATTTCCATTCCGGCCAAACCTCTCAAATTGCCCGGTGAAACGCAGCCGATTGCGCCCGGCACCCGCCGAGCCGCGCCCATTCCCGAAATCACCCTGACCCCGCCGGTAGCTCAGGTGCTGAAAATCCAGTATCTCAGCAACGGTCACATCGAAGTGGCGGGCGCGGTGGTGCTGTTGCAACCGAATGAAGTGGATCAGGCCCGCCAATTGGCTGCCCGCGTCGCGGCCCGTACCCTCGCGGCGCGGCCCAGCCTTAGCGAGGTGGACGTCAGCATATACAACAAAGTGGGGTACGGCGGCTTCGGCGGCCCGCTGCCAATTCTGACGCTCAGCGCTCCGCGCAGCCGCATCAACGAGGTCGCGGCGTGGGCAGCAGGCAGCGCCACGTATGACCGGGCTTGGGAAGCGCTGGGCAGCGTCACGCCCGGAGGCGGCGACACCGGCAAAATCGCCGACAAGGTGCGCGAGCAGACCATCAACTTTTACGGCAGCGTGGATCAAAAGCTGGCCGACGCCCGCACCCGTAGCGCCAGCCAAGTCAAGGGCGGTATCCAGGATGGTCTGCTTTACGGCGGCAATATCCTGAGGCCCCTTGCCGCCCTGACCTTCGACGACGCCCCCCACCCGATGTACGAGCCGCTGCTGCTGGATTTGCTCAGGCGCGGTCAGGTAAAGGCCACCTTCTTCGTGATTGGCCGCAACGCCCGCGCTTACCCGTACTTCGTGCGCGACATGGTGCAGCAGGGCCACGAAGTCGGCAACCACACCTACCACCACGTCCGGCTGCCGCCGCTGAGCCTCAATGCCGCCATCACCGAAATGAGCCTGACCAACCAAACGCTGCGCCGCCTCACCGGGCAGCCCATCAAGTACTTCCGGCCCCCCGGCGGTGATTACACTCCCCAAACATTGGACGCGGCGCGGGCGCTGGGCCTGAGCACCGTGTTCTGGACGGATGACCCCGCCGACTTCCAAAACCCCGGCGACGCGGTGCTGGAAAGCCGCTTTGACCGCAAGCTCCACCCTGGCGGCATCGTGCTGCTCCACGACAACGCGGTAGAGACCATGAATGTCTTCGGTGATTTTCTCAAGTATGCCAAGCGGCGCGGCGTCAGCCTGACCACCGTAAGCGAGATGCTTGCCGGCAAGAGCGCCGGCCTGATGAAGCCGGCAAGCCCAACACAAAGTGCCAAAAAAGGGCTAAACATTGACAAGCTGGGGCAGGGCCACTAA
- a CDS encoding heparan-alpha-glucosaminide N-acetyltransferase domain-containing protein has protein sequence MSAPTSEQAELTGSGERFPDTAPKPATSPELAAPSPPQELELGQVAAPAFKRRLVALDAWRGMTILLMLLVNNVSLGQYTPAQLVHASWDGGLTLTDLVFPWFLFCAGASIPFSLGKRTESRWWPDRDTVIKLFQRAIPLYLVGALLTSVENKSLIWGLGVLQLIALASLCAGLFARFPSLSRLGVALGLLLGYRFFLLSAPFSETENAVQQINDLFLSGIGLRGLTSVIPATALVLLGSVAAQPLRDKKREVPLLLALGVALTVAGWLTADSLGFNKAVWTPSYILYSAGLGTLGMLAFYLVGDTRRGQFAWLLSPFTVAGRNSLWAYVFPILLKLWILNIWQVNWTGQQRSILASLLTLAQRQFGVQGGGWLYTLGYVGAVWLALWVLARRNFIWKL, from the coding sequence ATGAGTGCGCCCACTTCTGAGCAAGCTGAACTTACGGGCAGCGGCGAGCGTTTTCCCGACACTGCGCCCAAGCCGGCCACCAGTCCAGAACTCGCGGCCCCGTCGCCACCCCAGGAACTGGAACTCGGGCAAGTCGCCGCGCCCGCCTTTAAGCGCCGCTTGGTGGCACTAGACGCTTGGCGCGGCATGACCATTTTGCTGATGTTGCTGGTCAATAACGTGTCGCTGGGCCAGTACACCCCCGCCCAACTCGTCCACGCGTCCTGGGACGGGGGCCTGACGCTGACCGACTTGGTGTTTCCGTGGTTTCTTTTCTGTGCGGGCGCGTCCATTCCGTTCTCGCTGGGCAAGCGCACCGAGAGCCGCTGGTGGCCCGACCGAGACACCGTCATCAAGCTGTTTCAGCGGGCCATTCCGCTGTACTTGGTGGGAGCGCTGCTGACCAGCGTGGAAAACAAAAGCCTGATCTGGGGATTGGGCGTGCTGCAACTCATCGCGCTGGCCTCGCTGTGTGCCGGACTGTTCGCCCGTTTTCCGTCGCTGTCGCGGCTGGGCGTGGCGCTGGGGCTGCTGCTCGGCTACCGATTTTTCCTGCTCAGTGCTCCGTTTAGCGAAACGGAAAATGCCGTGCAGCAAATCAACGACTTGTTTCTGAGCGGCATTGGTCTGCGCGGTCTGACCTCGGTGATTCCGGCCACCGCCCTGGTGCTGCTCGGCAGCGTGGCGGCTCAACCTCTGCGCGACAAGAAACGCGAAGTGCCGCTGCTGCTCGCGCTCGGCGTGGCGCTGACGGTGGCGGGCTGGCTGACGGCAGATTCGCTGGGCTTCAACAAAGCGGTCTGGACGCCCTCCTACATCCTGTATTCCGCCGGACTCGGCACGCTGGGGATGCTGGCCTTTTATTTGGTTGGCGATACCCGCCGGGGTCAGTTCGCTTGGCTGCTCAGCCCCTTTACAGTCGCGGGACGAAACTCTTTATGGGCTTACGTCTTTCCGATTTTGCTCAAGCTGTGGATTCTCAACATTTGGCAAGTCAACTGGACGGGTCAGCAACGCAGCATCTTGGCCTCGCTGCTGACCCTCGCGCAACGGCAGTTTGGGGTTCAGGGCGGCGGCTGGCTGTACACCCTGGGCTACGTGGGCGCGGTTTGGCTGGCGCTGTGGGTGCTGGCGCGGCGCAATTTCATCTGGAAGCTGTAG